A single window of Halotalea alkalilenta DNA harbors:
- a CDS encoding SDR family oxidoreductase produces the protein MKINMMNKSHPHLTPFTGHRSGNRHSSDSGNDENPTLAYRSFKVMRTNFSARLKRLVAFGLTLLFTVMAGSAFAQEQPKADWNALDMPSQAGRTFVVTGGTSGMGYEDAKALAAAGAQVVIVARNPQRGQEAIDRIEQEVPGAQVRFEAVDLADLSSVRALAQRLGSTLPRLDGLINNAAIMAPPERGTSADGFEMQFATNYLGHFVLTAELLPLLRESDAPRVVTLSSIAVHRGGINFDDLQSTQGYDPMVVYAQSKLACLMFAFELQRRSEAEGWGIQSMAAHPGVAVTELVARGPGLDSEQGRQWSSNREHLQTAAQGAVPTLYAATAPEAQGGAYYGPTGEQEIRGPLGLASVPAAASDSAAAARLWTISEEITGTRFP, from the coding sequence GTGAAAATCAATATGATGAACAAAAGCCATCCTCATCTCACGCCGTTCACCGGACATCGGAGTGGAAATCGCCATTCCTCGGACTCGGGCAATGACGAAAATCCAACGCTGGCATATCGGTCATTCAAGGTCATGCGGACGAATTTCTCTGCCCGGCTGAAACGCCTCGTGGCTTTTGGTCTGACACTGCTTTTCACCGTCATGGCCGGGAGCGCCTTCGCCCAGGAGCAGCCCAAAGCCGACTGGAACGCGCTGGACATGCCGTCGCAGGCAGGGCGAACTTTCGTCGTCACCGGCGGAACCAGTGGGATGGGCTATGAGGATGCCAAGGCCCTGGCGGCCGCAGGTGCCCAGGTGGTGATCGTGGCGCGCAACCCTCAGCGGGGCCAGGAGGCGATCGATCGGATCGAACAGGAAGTGCCTGGCGCCCAGGTGCGGTTCGAAGCCGTCGACCTGGCTGATCTGTCCTCGGTCCGTGCACTGGCCCAACGTCTCGGCTCAACGCTGCCCCGGCTCGATGGCTTGATCAACAACGCGGCCATCATGGCGCCTCCCGAGCGTGGCACCTCGGCGGACGGCTTCGAGATGCAATTCGCCACCAACTACCTGGGGCACTTCGTGCTGACCGCCGAGCTGTTACCACTGTTGCGCGAAAGCGATGCTCCCCGGGTGGTCACCCTGTCCAGCATTGCCGTTCACCGGGGTGGCATCAATTTCGATGACCTTCAGTCCACTCAGGGCTATGACCCGATGGTGGTCTATGCCCAGTCCAAGCTGGCATGCCTGATGTTCGCATTCGAGCTTCAGCGGCGAAGCGAGGCCGAGGGTTGGGGGATCCAGAGCATGGCCGCCCATCCCGGCGTCGCGGTGACCGAACTGGTCGCGCGCGGTCCCGGCCTGGACAGCGAACAGGGACGCCAGTGGTCCAGCAACCGCGAGCACCTCCAGACCGCGGCCCAGGGAGCCGTGCCCACGCTGTACGCCGCGACCGCGCCGGAGGCACAGGGCGGGGCCTACTACGGCCCGACGGGCGAGCAGGAAATCCGTGGGCCGCTCGGTCTGGCGAGCGTTCCCGCTGCAGCCAGCGACTCGGCGGCGGCGGCTCGTCTGTGGACGATCAGTGAAGAGATCACCGGCACGCGTTTCCCCTGA
- a CDS encoding SDR family NAD(P)-dependent oxidoreductase, whose protein sequence is MSNWTASDIPSQRGRTAIVTGTGGLGFEDALVLARAGANVIIAGRNPSKGACAVDRIRQSVVNANVSFEAVDLASLDSIVTFGERLRSSIGGLDLLINNAAVMTPPARQVTSDGFELQLGTNYLGHFALTARLLPLLRKGDTPRVVSLSSIAARQGAIHFDDLQSQRSYRPMLAYS, encoded by the coding sequence ATGTCCAACTGGACGGCTTCCGATATCCCTTCCCAACGCGGCCGCACCGCCATCGTCACTGGCACTGGCGGCCTTGGGTTCGAAGATGCGTTGGTTCTGGCCCGCGCCGGCGCCAACGTCATCATCGCTGGCCGGAACCCGTCGAAGGGGGCGTGTGCGGTCGATCGGATTCGCCAGAGCGTTGTCAACGCGAATGTGAGTTTCGAAGCAGTGGATCTCGCCAGCCTCGATTCCATCGTGACATTCGGCGAGCGGCTGCGCTCCTCGATCGGTGGCCTCGACCTGCTGATCAACAACGCGGCGGTGATGACGCCACCGGCGCGTCAGGTGACGTCCGACGGATTCGAGCTGCAGTTGGGCACGAACTACCTGGGCCACTTTGCCTTGACCGCCCGGCTTCTGCCGCTGCTGCGCAAAGGCGACACGCCCCGCGTCGTCAGTCTCTCGAGCATCGCCGCTCGACAGGGCGCCATCCACTTCGACGACCTCCAGTCGCAGCGCAGCTACAGGCCGATGCTCGCCTACAGCTAA
- a CDS encoding DedA family protein, with amino-acid sequence MDFDPVDTVMVWISAYGLIGLFAIALLERFIPLVPSYGLLLAVGIAAAEGVWSLSTAFLTTFVGSVFGCAACFYAVRQLDEARSTRFLIKAGRLFGLSAERIENGIVSVRRNQTVLAFSLQLVPTVRLFAPAFAALLRGNSRSFLVASTAGIAIWNGLFIGIGYQASRSIEASNTTVLALAALGCLLVAEVALLWIARWIRARRKSGCRSVRCPGGTP; translated from the coding sequence ATGGATTTCGACCCGGTGGATACGGTGATGGTGTGGATCAGCGCTTACGGCCTGATCGGTCTCTTCGCCATCGCACTGTTGGAGCGCTTCATTCCCCTGGTGCCTTCATACGGGCTACTGCTGGCTGTCGGCATCGCCGCTGCGGAGGGCGTCTGGTCGCTTTCGACCGCGTTCCTTACAACCTTCGTGGGTAGCGTCTTCGGCTGCGCGGCCTGCTTCTACGCCGTCAGGCAGCTGGACGAGGCGCGATCCACGCGCTTTCTGATCAAGGCTGGCAGGCTCTTCGGCTTGTCCGCCGAGCGCATCGAGAACGGAATCGTGTCCGTGCGTCGAAATCAGACCGTGCTGGCTTTCTCGCTCCAACTCGTGCCAACCGTCAGGCTTTTCGCCCCGGCCTTCGCCGCCCTTCTGCGAGGGAACTCGCGCAGCTTCCTGGTCGCCTCGACCGCCGGTATCGCGATCTGGAACGGCCTGTTCATCGGCATCGGATATCAAGCCTCGCGCTCGATCGAGGCGTCGAATACGACGGTTCTGGCCCTGGCCGCCCTTGGCTGCCTGCTCGTCGCGGAAGTGGCTCTGCTCTGGATCGCACGATGGATTCGAGCTCGGCGCAAGTCGGGATGTCGCTCTGTGCGTTGTCCTGGTGGCACCCCGTAA
- a CDS encoding class I SAM-dependent methyltransferase has translation MKHQNLTEALGFFQAWLKSPLRVAAIAPSGRALSSLITSEISHDTGPVIELGPGSGSFTRALIAGGVRQEDLALIEFGSEFAAALHFRYPQARTLWMDATRLRTVDLFDGRLAGAVVSGLPLLSMPPRKIIAILAGAFRKMRVDGAFYQFTYGPSCPVPRRLLDRLGLEAERIGGTLANIPPAAVYRLRRRAPETGL, from the coding sequence ATGAAGCACCAGAATTTGACCGAGGCGCTCGGCTTCTTCCAGGCCTGGCTCAAGAGCCCTCTGCGCGTCGCCGCCATCGCACCGTCCGGGCGCGCACTCTCCAGTCTCATCACCTCCGAAATCTCGCACGATACCGGACCGGTCATCGAGCTGGGGCCGGGCTCTGGCTCGTTCACTCGGGCCTTGATCGCCGGCGGTGTCAGGCAGGAAGACCTCGCGCTGATAGAGTTCGGATCCGAGTTCGCCGCCGCGCTCCATTTCCGCTATCCGCAAGCGCGCACGCTGTGGATGGACGCTACTCGTCTGCGTACCGTCGATCTCTTCGATGGCAGGCTCGCCGGTGCCGTCGTCAGCGGGCTACCTCTGCTGTCGATGCCGCCGCGCAAGATAATCGCGATCCTGGCCGGTGCGTTCCGTAAGATGAGAGTGGATGGTGCTTTCTATCAGTTCACCTATGGCCCAAGCTGCCCGGTTCCGCGCAGGTTGCTGGACCGCCTCGGGCTCGAGGCGGAGCGCATCGGCGGAACGCTTGCCAACATTCCCCCCGCGGCGGTCTATCGCTTGCGCCGACGCGCTCCCGAAACGGGTCTCTGA
- a CDS encoding LysR family transcriptional regulator, whose amino-acid sequence MDRFDAMQVFARVVETGSFTKAAQTMHISRATATQLVQKLEARLQVKLFSRTTRKVKVTDTGAAFYQRVIRLLADLEEAENGVSQAHGLVEGRLRVDVPSPLARMILVPALPAFHQRYPGIQIDMRVSDRAVDLLDENIDCVIRGGPVSDQSLVAKRLGELQLRTYAAPAYVRHAGEPAHPKELEGPLHRVVGYLWAHKNLHFPYAMRRGAELVNIRGSYALAVDDGNAYLAAGLAGLGIVWLPDYMAREQVARGALTRLLADWRLDPMPLHAAFHPSRRRSAKLHAFIDWVSEIVSTVS is encoded by the coding sequence ATGGATCGGTTCGATGCCATGCAAGTGTTCGCCCGGGTCGTGGAGACCGGCAGCTTCACCAAAGCGGCGCAAACGATGCACATCAGCCGGGCGACCGCGACACAGCTGGTACAGAAGCTGGAGGCACGTCTGCAGGTGAAGCTGTTCAGCCGGACCACCCGCAAGGTCAAGGTCACCGACACCGGCGCGGCCTTCTATCAGCGGGTGATACGGCTGCTCGCGGACCTGGAAGAGGCGGAAAACGGCGTCTCGCAGGCCCACGGGCTGGTCGAGGGCCGGCTACGCGTCGACGTGCCGAGCCCACTGGCGAGGATGATCCTGGTGCCGGCCTTGCCAGCGTTTCACCAACGCTATCCCGGCATCCAGATCGACATGCGCGTCAGCGACCGCGCGGTCGATCTTCTGGACGAGAACATCGACTGTGTCATCCGCGGCGGCCCTGTTTCCGATCAGTCATTGGTCGCCAAGCGCTTGGGAGAACTTCAGCTGCGCACCTATGCGGCCCCCGCGTACGTGCGTCACGCCGGCGAACCGGCTCATCCCAAGGAGCTGGAAGGACCGCTCCACCGGGTCGTGGGCTATTTATGGGCACACAAGAACCTGCACTTCCCCTATGCCATGCGTCGAGGCGCGGAGTTGGTCAACATCCGCGGCAGCTATGCGCTGGCGGTAGATGACGGCAATGCCTATCTGGCTGCAGGTTTGGCAGGCCTGGGCATCGTCTGGCTACCGGATTATATGGCCCGGGAACAGGTGGCACGGGGCGCACTCACCCGATTGCTGGCGGACTGGCGGCTCGATCCCATGCCGCTGCATGCGGCGTTTCATCCCAGCCGACGCAGGAGCGCCAAGCTGCATGCATTCATCGATTGGGTGAGCGAGATCGTCTCCACCGTCAGTTGA
- a CDS encoding RidA family protein — translation MTVSRDAVFPAGRQALYERNRYSPAVRSNGFLFVSGQVGSRDDGSPEPELEAQIRRAFDNLNSVLEAGGCTFDDVVDVTVFLVDPQSTLDTVWKVLPDYWGDAPHPTLTGVGVTWLYGFHFEIKVVARLPESGNAPA, via the coding sequence ATGACCGTATCCCGTGATGCTGTTTTTCCAGCCGGGCGCCAAGCCCTGTACGAACGTAATCGCTATTCCCCCGCAGTCCGCTCGAACGGTTTCCTTTTCGTTTCGGGCCAGGTCGGTAGCCGCGATGATGGCTCGCCGGAGCCAGAGCTGGAGGCGCAGATCCGCCGGGCCTTCGATAACCTGAACTCGGTGCTCGAAGCGGGTGGCTGCACCTTCGATGACGTGGTCGATGTCACCGTGTTTCTCGTCGATCCCCAGTCCACGCTCGACACCGTCTGGAAGGTGCTGCCGGACTATTGGGGCGACGCGCCTCACCCAACCCTTACAGGGGTCGGCGTCACCTGGCTGTATGGCTTCCATTTCGAGATCAAGGTGGTCGCACGCCTGCCTGAAAGCGGCAACGCCCCGGCTTGA
- a CDS encoding aldo/keto reductase has translation MQYRPLGRTGIKVSPYCLGAMMFGAMGNSNDDETTRIIHKALDAGINFIDTADAYSQGGSEEVVGKALQGRRDSVVLSTKFYHPMGKDPNQQGGSRRWVTRAVEDSLRRLQTDYIDIYQLHRPVPDTDIEETLFVLDDLMRAGKVRAIGTSTFPAADIVEAQWVAERRGLSRFRIEQQPYSILNRGIENAILQTCQRYGMGVSAWSPLAKGMLSGKYRKGQPTPDTLRAKYFPKLMSDAHSLEAVEQLVALAQDAGVPLIHMAIAFVLSHPGITSAIIGPRTMEQFDDLLAGAGVALDDALLDRIDEIVPPGADIAPLEGSAYVPPAIKQPELRRRPVSERAAA, from the coding sequence ATGCAATATCGTCCGCTAGGCCGCACCGGTATCAAGGTCAGCCCCTACTGCCTCGGCGCCATGATGTTCGGCGCCATGGGAAACTCCAATGACGATGAGACCACCCGGATCATCCATAAGGCGCTCGATGCCGGAATCAACTTCATCGACACCGCCGATGCGTACAGCCAAGGGGGCTCGGAGGAGGTGGTCGGCAAGGCGCTGCAGGGGCGGCGCGACAGCGTCGTGCTCTCTACCAAGTTCTATCATCCGATGGGGAAAGACCCGAACCAGCAGGGCGGCTCGCGCCGCTGGGTCACCCGCGCGGTGGAGGATTCCCTGCGCCGGCTGCAGACGGACTACATCGACATCTACCAGCTCCATCGTCCGGTGCCCGATACCGACATCGAGGAAACACTGTTCGTCCTCGACGACCTGATGCGCGCGGGCAAGGTCCGTGCGATCGGCACCTCCACTTTTCCCGCCGCCGACATCGTCGAGGCACAATGGGTGGCCGAGCGGCGCGGCCTCTCTCGCTTTCGAATCGAGCAGCAGCCGTACTCGATCCTCAACCGCGGGATCGAAAATGCTATCCTGCAGACGTGCCAACGCTACGGGATGGGGGTGTCGGCTTGGAGCCCGCTGGCCAAGGGTATGCTTTCGGGGAAATATCGCAAGGGCCAACCGACGCCCGACACGCTGCGGGCGAAGTACTTCCCGAAATTGATGTCGGACGCCCACAGTCTGGAAGCCGTCGAGCAGCTCGTCGCGCTGGCGCAGGATGCCGGCGTGCCGTTGATCCACATGGCGATCGCCTTCGTGCTATCCCACCCTGGTATCACCTCGGCCATCATCGGTCCGCGCACGATGGAGCAGTTCGACGACCTGCTGGCTGGGGCGGGCGTTGCGCTCGATGACGCGCTGCTCGATCGGATCGACGAGATCGTCCCGCCCGGAGCGGACATCGCACCGCTGGAAGGCTCGGCCTACGTGCCGCCCGCAATCAAGCAGCCCGAGCTTCGCCGCCGCCCGGTGTCCGAGCGGGCGGCTGCTTGA
- a CDS encoding TetR/AcrR family transcriptional regulator: protein MAASRQEQGEGTPRPKRADAQRKKAALVKAALEVFTESGVDAPVREIAQRAGVGLGTVYRHFPQRSDLIVAVYRSQVDECADAAEILAEQYQPFEALAGWMRRFADFISTKRGLARGLNSSDPAYSALPGYFFSRLGPALQMLLDAAIESEAIRRGYKASELLQAVAALGRGGHDEEPGHLSKMVELLVDGLRYAQAIQEEGAPKERTTPPAS, encoded by the coding sequence ATGGCGGCAAGCCGGCAGGAGCAGGGCGAGGGCACGCCTCGCCCCAAGCGCGCCGATGCGCAGAGAAAGAAGGCCGCTCTGGTGAAGGCGGCGTTGGAGGTCTTCACCGAGTCAGGCGTCGATGCGCCGGTTCGTGAGATCGCGCAGCGGGCTGGCGTTGGACTTGGAACGGTTTACCGTCATTTTCCGCAGCGCTCGGATCTGATCGTTGCGGTCTATCGCAGCCAGGTGGATGAGTGCGCGGATGCGGCCGAGATTCTCGCGGAGCAGTACCAGCCCTTCGAGGCGCTCGCCGGCTGGATGCGGCGTTTCGCGGATTTCATCTCGACCAAGCGCGGCCTGGCAAGAGGGCTCAACTCCAGCGACCCGGCCTATAGCGCCTTGCCTGGCTATTTCTTTTCCCGTCTCGGACCTGCGCTCCAGATGCTGCTGGACGCCGCCATCGAGTCCGAGGCCATCCGTCGGGGCTACAAGGCGAGCGAACTGCTCCAGGCGGTCGCTGCCTTGGGCCGAGGCGGCCATGACGAGGAGCCCGGCCACCTGAGCAAGATGGTCGAATTGCTGGTCGATGGCCTGCGCTATGCCCAGGCCATACAGGAGGAGGGAGCGCCGAAAGAGCGCACTACTCCGCCTGCCTCCTAA